From BD1-7 clade bacterium, one genomic window encodes:
- the rpmE gene encoding 50S ribosomal protein L31, whose translation MQADIHPKYADITATCSCGNTIETRSTVCKDIHLDVCSACHPFYTGKQKQAETGGRIDKFNKRFAGRRTK comes from the coding sequence ATGCAAGCAGATATTCATCCAAAGTATGCCGATATCACAGCAACATGCAGCTGTGGTAACACCATCGAAACACGTTCAACTGTATGCAAAGACATCCACCTTGATGTTTGTTCTGCATGCCACCCTTTCTACACAGGCAAGCAGAAGCAAGCTGAAACCGGTGGTCGTATCGACAAGTTCAACAAGCGTTTTGCCGGTCGTCGTACCAAATAA
- the maeB gene encoding NADP-dependent malic enzyme, with amino-acid sequence MSEDFKKAALDYHAQPKPGKIAVALTTSAETQGDLALAYSPGVAEPVRAIAENAEDAYQYTAKGNLVAVVTDGSAILGLGNLGPLASKPVMEGKSLLFKRFAGIDSVDIEVEADDPKDFIKTVANIANTWGGINLEDIKAPECFEIEKALIEQCDIPVFHDDQHGTAIVTAAGMLNALEIQGKSIADSKIVCLGAGAAAIACMRLLVSCGASKENIFMLDRRGVIYEGRDGINQYKAEFMNRTDKRTLEDACDGADVFVGLSGANLLSVDVLKTMAANPVVFACSNPDPEISPELANGARDDVVMATGRSDYPNQVNNVLGFPFIFRGALDVRATAINEEMKVAAVHAIKELAKEPVPQVVLDACGEESLTYGSDYIIPKPLDGRLLGTVSAAVAKAAIDSGVAQLPYPANYPLTSADDV; translated from the coding sequence ATGTCGGAAGATTTTAAAAAAGCAGCGTTGGATTATCATGCTCAGCCTAAGCCTGGCAAAATCGCAGTGGCGTTGACTACATCAGCTGAAACCCAAGGGGATTTAGCATTGGCTTATAGCCCCGGGGTTGCTGAGCCTGTGCGTGCGATCGCCGAGAATGCAGAGGATGCTTATCAGTATACTGCCAAGGGCAACTTGGTTGCAGTAGTGACTGACGGATCTGCCATTCTTGGTCTTGGTAATTTAGGGCCTTTAGCATCCAAACCTGTAATGGAAGGTAAGAGCCTACTGTTCAAACGTTTTGCCGGTATTGATTCAGTTGATATCGAGGTCGAAGCGGATGATCCGAAAGACTTCATTAAAACAGTCGCTAATATTGCTAATACATGGGGCGGTATCAATCTAGAAGATATCAAAGCGCCAGAGTGTTTTGAGATCGAAAAAGCACTGATCGAACAGTGCGATATCCCAGTTTTCCATGATGATCAGCACGGTACTGCCATTGTAACGGCGGCGGGTATGCTGAATGCACTGGAAATTCAGGGTAAATCTATTGCCGATTCCAAGATCGTATGTCTTGGTGCTGGCGCTGCTGCGATTGCCTGCATGCGTTTGCTGGTGAGTTGTGGTGCAAGTAAAGAAAACATCTTTATGCTGGATCGTCGTGGTGTGATTTACGAAGGTCGCGATGGTATTAACCAGTACAAAGCTGAATTTATGAATCGTACCGATAAGCGAACGCTGGAAGATGCTTGTGATGGCGCTGATGTGTTTGTCGGTTTGTCGGGCGCGAATTTGTTATCTGTCGATGTACTAAAAACCATGGCGGCTAACCCAGTAGTGTTTGCGTGCTCTAACCCAGATCCGGAAATTAGCCCTGAGTTGGCAAATGGTGCTCGCGATGATGTTGTGATGGCAACAGGGCGTTCAGATTACCCAAATCAGGTAAATAACGTTTTGGGCTTCCCGTTCATTTTCCGTGGCGCATTGGATGTACGCGCAACGGCGATTAATGAAGAGATGAAAGTGGCTGCTGTTCACGCAATCAAAGAGTTGGCGAAAGAGCCTGTGCCGCAAGTGGTGCTTGATGCGTGTGGTGAAGAAAGCCTGACTTATGGTTCGGACTATATCATTCCTAAGCCATTGGATGGTCGTTTGCTTGGTACGGTCTCTGCTGCTGTTGCAAAGGCGGCAATTGACTCGGGTGTTGCTCAGTTGCCATACCCGGCGAATTATCCGTTGACGTCGGCGGATGACGTTTAG
- the yhbY gene encoding RNA-binding protein YhbY: MALPQAKIKHLRTIGHKLKPVVIVSENGLSDNLLAELERALNDHELIKVKFAFEDREAKKAAIDEVVKHSKAEAVQQIGKIVLLYRLAKQTNKKLSNLHRPI, translated from the coding sequence ATGGCGCTACCACAGGCAAAAATCAAACATCTTCGTACCATCGGCCATAAACTGAAGCCGGTTGTGATCGTCAGTGAAAACGGCCTCAGCGACAACCTTTTAGCCGAGCTGGAACGCGCACTAAATGATCATGAGCTTATCAAAGTCAAATTTGCATTCGAAGATCGTGAAGCCAAAAAGGCAGCCATCGACGAAGTCGTCAAACATTCAAAAGCAGAAGCGGTACAACAAATCGGAAAAATCGTTTTGCTTTATCGTTTGGCCAAGCAAACCAACAAAAAGCTATCCAACCTGCACCGCCCCATCTGA
- the rlmE gene encoding Ribosomal RNA large subunit methyltransferase E, which produces MAKSKSSQRWLDEHFDDHYVREAQKHGYRSRACFKLLEIQKKDKLIKPGMTVVDLGSAPGGWSQVAGSLVGSDGIMIASDILPMDSIPDVTFIQGDFTEESVFEQIMDVIQERPVDLVISDMAPNMSGMRDVDQPKSMYLVELALDMARQVLSPGGCFLTKVFQGEGFQPYMAEMRSSFNTVLTRKPSSSRARSRETYLLGKGFKG; this is translated from the coding sequence ATGGCAAAGTCCAAAAGCAGCCAGCGATGGCTTGATGAGCATTTCGACGACCACTACGTCCGAGAGGCACAAAAACACGGGTATCGCTCCCGTGCTTGCTTCAAATTATTGGAAATTCAGAAAAAAGACAAATTGATCAAGCCGGGTATGACGGTTGTTGATCTGGGTTCTGCGCCCGGAGGTTGGTCTCAGGTCGCCGGCAGTTTGGTGGGCAGTGATGGCATTATGATTGCCTCGGACATCCTGCCGATGGATTCGATTCCTGATGTCACCTTCATTCAAGGTGATTTCACGGAAGAAAGTGTTTTTGAGCAAATCATGGATGTAATCCAAGAACGCCCAGTTGACCTTGTAATTTCCGATATGGCCCCCAATATGAGTGGGATGCGCGATGTTGATCAGCCGAAGTCCATGTATTTGGTCGAGCTTGCTCTCGATATGGCGCGTCAGGTATTGAGTCCGGGTGGTTGTTTTCTGACTAAAGTGTTTCAGGGTGAGGGCTTTCAGCCGTATATGGCGGAGATGCGCTCAAGCTTCAATACTGTGTTAACGCGTAAGCCGAGTTCTTCGAGAGCGCGGTCGCGAGAAACCTACCTCTTGGGTAAGGGTTTTAAGGGGTAG
- the ftsH_1 gene encoding ATP-dependent zinc metalloprotease FtsH: MVKNLLLWLVIAAILVSVFTSINPSKSNQTMSYSQFIDAVQKNHVENVEINNTTILGKLSGGSDFKVVRPPIDDPQLINDLLEHNVTVEGLPPERQSIWVQLLVASFPILIIIAVFMFFMRQMQGGPGGGKGGPMAFGKSKARLLAEDQIKTTFADVAGCDEAKEDVQEVVDFLRDPGKYQRLGGQIPRGMLLVGPPGTGKTLLAKAVAGEAKVPFFSISGSDFVEMFVGVGASRVRDMFEQAKKQSPCIIFIDEIDAVGRHRGSGMGGGHDEREQTLNQLLVEMDGFEGNDGVIVVAATNRADVLDSALLRPGRFDRQVVVGLPDIRGREQILKVHLRKVPAADDVQANVIARGTPGFSGAELANLVNEASLFAARSGHRMVSMAEFEQARDKIMMGAERKTMVMSEKEKETTAYHEAGHAIIGYLAPEHDPVHKVTIIPRGQALGVTHFLPEADRISESRLKLLGGIETLYGGRIAEEMMYGLDGISTGASSDIQMATRYARAMVTQWGFAEDQLGPVLYSLNEQTGREDYSAATAEVIDNEVKRIINDCYTSAQKTLKDNEDVLHAMKEALMEYETLDSHQVDDLMQRRQVRPPKDWDDGSGDSADSSGVETGKLDDIDGKKSDDLPGSVGDH; this comes from the coding sequence ATGGTTAAAAACCTCCTTCTGTGGTTGGTTATCGCGGCAATACTGGTGTCAGTGTTCACTAGTATCAATCCGTCGAAAAGTAACCAAACCATGAGTTACAGTCAATTTATTGACGCTGTGCAAAAAAATCACGTTGAAAACGTGGAAATCAACAATACCACGATTTTGGGTAAGCTCTCTGGTGGTAGTGATTTTAAGGTGGTTCGGCCACCGATTGATGATCCGCAGCTGATTAATGACCTGCTGGAGCACAATGTGACGGTTGAGGGGCTTCCTCCTGAGCGTCAGAGTATTTGGGTGCAGCTGTTAGTCGCAAGCTTCCCGATTCTGATTATTATTGCCGTGTTTATGTTTTTCATGCGCCAAATGCAAGGCGGGCCAGGTGGTGGAAAAGGCGGGCCAATGGCCTTTGGTAAATCCAAGGCGCGCTTGCTGGCAGAAGATCAAATTAAAACAACATTCGCGGATGTTGCTGGCTGTGATGAAGCCAAAGAAGACGTGCAGGAAGTGGTCGATTTCTTGCGAGACCCAGGTAAGTATCAGCGCCTAGGTGGTCAAATCCCACGCGGTATGCTGTTAGTTGGGCCTCCGGGCACAGGTAAAACGCTATTAGCGAAAGCGGTTGCTGGTGAAGCAAAGGTTCCGTTTTTCTCTATCTCTGGCTCCGATTTCGTTGAGATGTTTGTTGGTGTTGGTGCGTCTCGTGTGCGGGATATGTTTGAGCAGGCTAAAAAGCAGTCTCCTTGTATTATCTTTATCGATGAAATTGATGCTGTTGGTCGCCATCGCGGTAGCGGCATGGGTGGTGGTCATGATGAGCGCGAGCAAACGTTGAACCAGCTGCTGGTTGAAATGGATGGATTTGAAGGCAATGACGGAGTTATCGTCGTGGCGGCAACTAACCGTGCTGACGTGTTGGATAGCGCGCTGCTTCGGCCGGGTCGTTTTGATCGCCAGGTTGTTGTGGGTTTGCCTGATATTCGTGGTCGTGAACAAATTCTTAAGGTCCACTTGCGTAAGGTGCCGGCTGCAGATGATGTGCAAGCGAATGTCATCGCGCGAGGAACGCCGGGCTTTTCAGGCGCAGAGCTGGCGAACCTGGTCAATGAGGCATCGTTATTTGCTGCACGATCAGGTCATCGCATGGTTTCTATGGCAGAGTTTGAGCAAGCGCGAGACAAAATCATGATGGGCGCAGAGCGTAAGACCATGGTAATGTCTGAGAAAGAAAAAGAAACAACAGCGTATCATGAGGCTGGACACGCCATTATCGGTTACTTGGCGCCAGAGCATGACCCTGTGCATAAAGTGACGATTATTCCTCGTGGTCAAGCGTTGGGTGTTACGCACTTTTTGCCAGAAGCTGATCGAATTTCTGAATCCCGCTTGAAGCTGTTGGGTGGTATTGAGACCCTTTATGGTGGTCGTATTGCTGAAGAAATGATGTACGGGTTGGACGGTATCAGCACAGGAGCGAGTTCTGATATCCAAATGGCGACGCGCTATGCTCGAGCTATGGTGACTCAGTGGGGCTTTGCAGAAGATCAACTTGGCCCTGTTTTGTACTCTTTGAATGAGCAGACGGGTCGTGAAGACTATTCAGCGGCAACTGCAGAAGTCATCGATAACGAGGTTAAGCGAATTATCAATGACTGTTACACCAGTGCCCAAAAGACCTTGAAAGACAACGAAGATGTTCTGCACGCGATGAAAGAAGCGTTGATGGAATACGAAACCCTCGACTCTCATCAAGTTGATGACTTAATGCAGCGTCGTCAAGTGCGGCCGCCCAAAGATTGGGATGATGGCAGTGGTGATAGTGCTGATTCTTCAGGTGTCGAAACTGGCAAGCTTGACGATATCGACGGCAAGAAATCTGACGACCTCCCTGGCTCTGTCGGCGATCATTAG
- the folP gene encoding Dihydropteroate synthase gives MTPKLICGSRELDLSRPHVMGILNVTPDSFSDGGECHSGASIDLDKVLRRSEQMQRDGATILDVGGESTRPGAAFVSAAEELDRVVPVVEAIASRLDVVISVDTSTPEVMLAAKQHGAGMLNDVRALTRPGALDAAKRCELPVCLMHMQGEPGSMQDNPNYQDPVADVLSYLQGRMAACLDVGISRQQLLIDPGFGFGKSAAHNLALLANLSAFRRLGVPILVGMSRKSMIASVLGGCGVSERLPASIALAVMAVERGSKIIRVHDVRATSDAVQMAIAVLDAESSD, from the coding sequence ATGACCCCCAAGCTTATCTGTGGTTCCCGTGAGCTGGATCTCTCCCGCCCCCATGTTATGGGGATATTAAACGTTACACCAGACTCGTTTTCTGATGGTGGGGAGTGCCATTCTGGCGCGTCTATCGATCTGGATAAAGTGCTTCGCCGCTCAGAGCAAATGCAGCGTGATGGGGCGACCATTCTTGATGTTGGTGGTGAGTCGACGCGCCCAGGAGCGGCGTTTGTCTCTGCTGCGGAAGAATTGGATCGTGTTGTGCCTGTTGTTGAGGCGATTGCCTCGCGGCTTGATGTTGTAATTTCCGTTGATACCTCCACTCCCGAGGTTATGCTTGCCGCGAAACAGCACGGTGCAGGCATGCTCAATGATGTTAGGGCGTTAACACGGCCGGGCGCATTGGATGCCGCAAAACGATGTGAATTGCCGGTCTGTTTGATGCATATGCAGGGAGAGCCGGGCTCAATGCAGGATAATCCGAATTACCAAGATCCTGTCGCTGATGTGTTGTCCTATTTGCAGGGGCGTATGGCGGCATGTCTTGATGTGGGGATTTCCCGGCAGCAGCTGCTGATTGATCCCGGTTTTGGTTTTGGAAAGAGTGCTGCCCATAACCTGGCGTTGCTGGCAAACTTGTCCGCGTTTCGGCGGTTGGGGGTGCCGATCTTGGTTGGGATGTCGAGAAAGTCGATGATCGCCAGTGTTTTGGGTGGTTGTGGTGTTAGTGAGCGCTTGCCTGCGAGTATCGCATTGGCAGTGATGGCGGTAGAGCGCGGAAGCAAAATTATTCGCGTACATGATGTAAGGGCGACCAGTGATGCGGTTCAAATGGCGATCGCGGTACTTGATGCGGAGTCGTCGGATTAA